Proteins encoded in a region of the Mucilaginibacter sabulilitoris genome:
- a CDS encoding DUF817 domain-containing protein, whose product MKTGIRHFFIFVSQEALSCLFPVLVFTMLAVSHLFKDIIPRYDFMLLTCLTIQAAMYYTKIETKDEVLVICIFHLLGLAMELFKVHYGSWAYPEFAYTKIFGVPLYSGFMYASVASYLCQAWRRLDIQILHWPHHNTARVIGVLIYLNFFSNKFIYDVRYVIGLLILYFFRRSVVVFHLDGSAYRMPTVLSFMLIGFFIWLAENIATRLGAWKYAYQHHGWTMVDYQKISSWGFLVIVSFIIVAELKMLKQGVKQSVPLTPATPVS is encoded by the coding sequence GTGAAAACTGGCATCCGTCACTTCTTTATTTTTGTTAGCCAGGAGGCTTTATCGTGCTTGTTCCCGGTGTTGGTTTTTACCATGCTGGCCGTATCGCACTTGTTTAAAGATATTATTCCCCGGTATGATTTTATGCTGCTGACCTGCCTTACCATACAGGCAGCCATGTATTATACCAAAATTGAAACCAAGGACGAGGTGCTGGTAATATGTATATTTCACCTGCTGGGTTTAGCAATGGAGCTTTTTAAGGTACATTATGGCTCATGGGCCTATCCGGAATTTGCTTATACTAAGATTTTCGGTGTACCGCTGTACAGCGGTTTTATGTACGCCAGTGTGGCCAGCTACCTGTGCCAGGCATGGCGACGGCTTGATATACAAATATTGCATTGGCCGCACCACAATACGGCGCGCGTAATAGGCGTACTCATTTACCTTAACTTTTTCAGCAATAAATTTATTTATGATGTGCGGTACGTGATAGGCTTGCTTATCCTATATTTTTTCAGGCGGTCGGTAGTGGTGTTTCATTTAGATGGCAGTGCCTATCGTATGCCCACTGTATTATCATTTATGCTCATAGGTTTTTTTATATGGCTGGCAGAAAACATAGCTACGCGTCTTGGCGCATGGAAATATGCCTACCAGCACCACGGCTGGACCATGGTAGATTATCAAAAAATAAGTTCATGGGGCTTCTTAGTGATTGTAAGCTTTATTATTGTAGCCGAACTCAAAATGCTGAAACAGGGTGTTAAACAAAGTGTCCCATTAACGCCGGCTACGCCTGTGTCATAA
- a CDS encoding oxygenase MpaB family protein, whose protein sequence is MEYFVAEDSIVRKIWGKADNILFIFAGAGAEFALNKAADWLYFTGRLPADPLGRLFSTVAYSRQIIFSEREAALQSIDKITAIHKGVEASRGMQIPDWAYRDVLFLLIDLSVRSYELLERPLTDMEKAQVFAVFKRVGTRMQLHDLPASYTAYLHARNEHLQQNLVNSALTADLYKQYRKHLGPVRYQILKQAQLLVISPLVRKHLSLGRVPWLLPVLWVYKLFRLIRLEKFLRDGLLPVAYKSQIKNLDHLYIQS, encoded by the coding sequence ATGGAGTATTTCGTTGCTGAAGATTCGATTGTACGTAAAATATGGGGCAAGGCAGATAATATCCTGTTTATTTTTGCAGGTGCCGGTGCCGAATTTGCTTTAAATAAAGCGGCCGACTGGCTCTATTTTACAGGGCGGCTCCCTGCCGATCCGCTGGGTCGCCTGTTCTCTACTGTGGCCTATTCAAGGCAGATCATTTTTTCGGAACGGGAAGCGGCATTGCAATCCATTGATAAAATTACAGCCATTCATAAAGGTGTTGAGGCCAGCCGCGGCATGCAGATACCAGACTGGGCCTATCGCGATGTGCTGTTCCTGCTTATCGATCTTTCCGTACGCTCTTATGAACTGCTGGAGCGCCCGCTTACTGATATGGAAAAAGCTCAGGTTTTTGCAGTTTTTAAGCGGGTGGGCACGCGGATGCAGCTTCATGATTTACCGGCCAGCTATACCGCATACCTGCACGCGCGTAATGAACACTTGCAGCAAAACCTGGTGAACAGTGCGCTAACCGCCGATCTTTACAAACAATACCGCAAACATCTGGGTCCTGTCCGTTACCAGATATTAAAGCAGGCGCAGTTGCTGGTTATATCGCCCCTGGTACGCAAACACCTGAGCTTAGGCCGGGTGCCCTGGCTGCTGCCGGTTTTATGGGTTTATAAATTATTCAGGCTCATCAGGCTGGAAAAGTTTCTGCGCGACGGACTGCTGCCGGTAGCCTATAAATCACAAATAAAAAACCTTGACCATTTATACATACAATCCTGA
- a CDS encoding ribosomal maturation YjgA family protein: MKFYNYFISALLLLLIEVCIGKYAHDNLIRPYGGDFLVVILIYCMVKSFWNAPVIKAAALVLLFAYAVEVSQYFHLVALLHLQHSATALMVLGSAFSWMDMFCYTLGIALVIIVEKIRLRYKTKCASIQVI; this comes from the coding sequence ATGAAATTTTATAATTATTTCATTTCCGCCCTGCTGCTATTGCTTATTGAAGTATGTATAGGCAAGTATGCCCACGACAATCTAATCAGGCCTTACGGCGGCGATTTCCTGGTGGTGATACTGATTTACTGTATGGTTAAAAGTTTTTGGAATGCCCCGGTGATCAAAGCCGCAGCTCTTGTGCTGCTGTTCGCTTATGCTGTTGAGGTTTCGCAATATTTTCACTTAGTGGCGCTGCTTCACCTGCAGCATTCTGCAACAGCTTTGATGGTACTTGGAAGCGCTTTTTCATGGATGGATATGTTTTGCTATACTTTGGGTATTGCACTGGTAATAATTGTTGAAAAAATAAGATTAAGGTACAAAACCAAATGTGCCTCAATACAAGTTATATAA
- a CDS encoding OmpA family protein gives MKAKIITSTSIILLLLTVNLYAFTTPLVPAPKSAHRSDRKMSISAMTKNLQFAFAKANLDAKYDEQLNQLAKVLIEGKYAVILRGHADSIGTYVGNWKLSQKRADSARDYLMKLGVQEQKIITTPLGSTVPIATNKTREGRQKNRRVEILIKDVNNNLSLN, from the coding sequence ATGAAAGCAAAAATCATCACATCAACCTCAATTATTTTATTATTGTTGACGGTTAACCTATACGCGTTTACCACACCCCTTGTCCCGGCTCCTAAAAGTGCGCACCGCTCCGATCGTAAGATGTCAATATCTGCGATGACTAAAAACCTGCAATTTGCCTTTGCTAAGGCCAACCTTGATGCAAAATATGATGAGCAGTTAAACCAGCTTGCGAAAGTATTGATTGAAGGAAAATATGCCGTGATACTTCGCGGCCATGCAGATTCTATCGGCACTTATGTTGGCAACTGGAAACTATCGCAAAAACGGGCCGACAGCGCAAGGGATTACCTCATGAAACTGGGCGTGCAGGAACAAAAAATAATAACTACCCCGCTGGGCAGCACTGTACCTATTGCTACCAATAAAACCCGCGAGGGCAGGCAAAAAAACCGCAGAGTAGAAATTTTAATAAAGGACGTGAATAATAACTTGAGCCTTAATTAA
- the mutS gene encoding DNA mismatch repair protein MutS, whose product MAKDTTKETPLMQQYNAIKAKYPGALLLFRVGDFYETFGEDAVKASGILGIVLTRRANGAATHIELAGFPHHSLETYLPKLVRAGQRVAICDQLEDPKTTKTIVKRGVTELVTPGVATNDNILHQKSNNYLASLHFEKNTIGIALIDISTGEFHTAQGNSDYIDKLLQSFSPSEVIYPKSRSRDFKDTYGDSFYTYALDEWPYSGDYANETLLKHFGVKSLKGFGIDKLNLGIIAAGVAIHYLNETEHRNLQHISSISRIEEDRYLWIDRFSIRNLELVGSANENAKTLVDVLDHTCSPMGARLLRRWIVMPLKEIKPINDRLGVVEYLIAQEELRENLQQYIRQIGDLERLISKIGLQRANPREVCQLKKALIAIGEIKKIAETSPSQPLRAIGEQLNPCTLICEKIEKELHPEPPVMIVKGSVMNEGINEELDRLRKIAFGGKGYLLEIQKREAEATGIPSLKVSFNNVFGYYLEVTHSHRDKVPTEWIRKQTLVNAERYITPELKEYEEQILGAEEKILALETRLYNELLYALAEYIKPIQLNAQLIARLDVLLNFATISIKNYYVKPEMSESKQLDIKGGRHPVIEKNLPLGETYITNDVYLDSETQQIIIITGPNMAGKSALLRQTGLIVLMAQMGCFVPAKSASIGLVDKIFTRVGASDNLSSGESTFMVEMNETASILNNLSDRSLILLDEIGRGTSTYDGISIAWSIAEYLHNHPAAKAKTLFATHYHELNELSNSFNRIKNFNVSVKEVGHQIIFLRKLIPGGSEHSFGIHVAKLAGMPPKVLTRANEILKKLENERTGGEHIKESIRKVQKQAVQMQMFSIDDPVLVKIRDTLNNLDVNTLTPVEALMKLDEIQRVIKS is encoded by the coding sequence TTGGCTAAAGATACTACCAAAGAAACCCCCTTAATGCAGCAATACAATGCCATAAAGGCTAAGTACCCTGGTGCTTTGCTGCTATTCCGCGTGGGCGATTTTTACGAAACCTTTGGCGAGGATGCCGTTAAAGCGTCGGGCATACTGGGCATTGTGCTCACCCGCCGGGCCAATGGCGCCGCCACCCATATTGAGCTGGCCGGCTTCCCGCACCATTCGCTCGAAACTTATTTGCCCAAACTGGTACGGGCCGGGCAGCGTGTAGCCATCTGCGACCAGCTCGAAGACCCAAAGACTACCAAAACCATTGTAAAGCGCGGCGTTACCGAACTGGTTACCCCCGGCGTGGCTACCAATGATAACATACTGCACCAAAAGAGTAATAACTACCTGGCCTCGCTCCATTTTGAGAAGAACACTATAGGCATTGCCCTTATTGATATTTCAACCGGCGAGTTCCACACCGCGCAAGGCAACAGCGACTATATTGACAAGCTGCTGCAAAGTTTTTCGCCCAGCGAGGTGATATACCCCAAAAGCCGCTCGCGCGATTTTAAGGATACCTACGGCGACAGCTTTTACACCTACGCGCTCGATGAATGGCCCTACAGCGGCGATTATGCCAATGAAACGCTACTCAAGCACTTTGGTGTAAAATCGCTCAAAGGGTTTGGGATTGATAAGCTTAACCTCGGTATAATAGCTGCAGGTGTGGCTATCCATTACCTGAATGAAACGGAACACCGCAACCTGCAGCATATATCATCCATCAGCCGTATTGAGGAAGACCGTTATTTGTGGATAGACAGGTTCAGCATCCGCAACCTCGAACTGGTAGGCTCGGCCAACGAGAACGCCAAAACCCTGGTTGATGTGCTTGACCATACCTGTTCGCCCATGGGAGCCCGCCTGCTGCGCCGCTGGATAGTGATGCCTCTGAAAGAGATAAAACCCATCAACGACCGACTTGGGGTGGTTGAATACCTCATAGCTCAGGAAGAGCTGCGTGAAAACCTGCAGCAATACATTCGCCAGATAGGCGACCTGGAGAGGCTCATTTCAAAAATAGGTTTACAACGGGCCAACCCGCGCGAAGTGTGCCAGCTTAAAAAGGCGCTGATTGCCATCGGCGAAATTAAAAAAATAGCCGAAACCTCCCCAAGCCAGCCGCTAAGGGCCATAGGCGAGCAGCTAAACCCCTGCACACTCATCTGCGAGAAAATAGAAAAGGAACTGCACCCTGAGCCCCCGGTAATGATAGTAAAAGGCTCGGTAATGAACGAGGGTATTAATGAGGAACTGGACAGGCTGCGCAAGATCGCTTTCGGTGGTAAGGGCTATTTGCTCGAGATCCAGAAACGCGAAGCCGAGGCAACGGGTATCCCATCGCTTAAAGTATCGTTTAACAATGTGTTTGGCTACTACCTGGAAGTTACGCATAGCCACCGCGATAAGGTGCCTACCGAATGGATCCGCAAGCAAACGCTGGTAAATGCGGAGCGATACATTACCCCCGAACTCAAAGAATATGAAGAGCAGATATTAGGTGCAGAAGAAAAGATACTGGCGCTGGAAACCCGCCTGTACAACGAATTGCTTTATGCCCTTGCCGAATATATTAAGCCTATACAGCTTAATGCCCAGCTTATAGCCCGTTTGGATGTGCTGCTTAACTTCGCTACCATCTCCATTAAAAACTACTACGTAAAGCCGGAGATGAGCGAAAGCAAACAGCTGGATATTAAAGGCGGCCGCCATCCGGTGATTGAGAAAAACCTGCCGCTTGGCGAAACCTATATCACCAACGACGTTTACCTGGATTCGGAAACACAGCAAATCATCATTATTACCGGCCCTAACATGGCAGGTAAATCGGCCCTGTTGAGACAAACCGGTCTGATTGTTCTTATGGCGCAAATGGGCTGCTTCGTACCGGCTAAATCTGCTTCGATAGGTTTGGTTGATAAGATATTTACCCGGGTGGGTGCATCGGATAACCTGTCATCGGGCGAATCAACCTTTATGGTGGAGATGAATGAAACCGCCAGTATCCTGAATAACCTGTCGGACAGGAGCCTGATCCTGCTTGACGAGATTGGCCGGGGTACCTCAACTTACGATGGTATTTCCATTGCCTGGTCCATTGCGGAGTATTTGCATAACCACCCGGCCGCCAAAGCCAAAACGCTTTTTGCCACACACTATCATGAACTCAACGAATTGAGCAACAGCTTTAATCGCATCAAAAACTTTAATGTTTCGGTAAAAGAGGTTGGCCACCAGATCATTTTCCTGCGCAAGCTGATACCCGGCGGCAGTGAGCATAGCTTTGGTATCCACGTGGCTAAACTTGCCGGTATGCCGCCAAAAGTGCTTACACGCGCCAACGAAATATTGAAGAAACTGGAAAACGAGCGTACCGGTGGGGAGCATATTAAGGAAAGCATCCGTAAAGTGCAAAAACAGGCTGTGCAGATGCAAATGTTTTCTATAGATGACCCTGTACTGGTGAAAATCCGCGATACCCTGAACAATCTTGACGTAAATACGCTAACCCCTGTTGAGGCCCTGATGAAGCTGGATGAGATACAGCGGGTTATAAAGAGTTAG
- a CDS encoding pyridoxamine 5'-phosphate oxidase family protein, with protein MDSINQQQPEDNFKDLGGPEAISKIKELVNSAKSCFFLSNIKTGIPASVRPMSVQKVDDEGNLWFLSAKDSHKNSDLSTDPMVHLLFQGSAHSDFLNIYGIATVSDDKQKIDELWEPILKVWFTEGKDDPRISVIKVEPTEGYYWDNKHGNAIAFIKQLAGAAIGKTLDDSIEGKLKVE; from the coding sequence ATGGACAGTATTAATCAACAACAACCCGAAGATAATTTTAAAGATTTAGGCGGCCCCGAGGCCATTTCAAAGATCAAAGAATTAGTAAACAGCGCCAAAAGCTGTTTTTTCCTGAGCAATATTAAAACAGGTATCCCTGCCTCCGTACGCCCTATGTCCGTGCAAAAGGTAGACGATGAAGGAAACTTATGGTTTTTGAGCGCTAAAGACAGCCACAAGAACAGCGACCTATCAACCGACCCAATGGTGCACCTGTTATTCCAGGGATCGGCACATTCTGATTTTCTAAACATTTATGGTATAGCCACCGTTAGCGATGATAAACAGAAGATCGACGAACTTTGGGAGCCCATACTAAAAGTCTGGTTTACAGAAGGTAAGGACGATCCGCGTATATCTGTTATAAAAGTTGAACCAACTGAAGGTTATTATTGGGATAACAAACACGGCAATGCCATAGCATTCATAAAACAATTAGCAGGCGCCGCTATAGGTAAAACGCTTGATGATTCTATTGAAGGCAAACTGAAAGTTGAATAA